The following is a genomic window from Daphnia magna isolate NIES linkage group LG4, ASM2063170v1.1, whole genome shotgun sequence.
GCGTTGGGTCGCTTTAGGCTTCTTCAGTTTGGAGGCCCCACAGAACGCTTTGAAGGATAACAACGAGAACTGATGGAACAGAAAGATCTGTGGCTACCTCATTTCCAGTAATGGAGGTTTTTGCTGCTTTAACGTTTCGATTTCATTCAATGCCGAGTGCAGTTGTTCTTGCAAGCCACTGCAACGTTCTAATTCCTCTTGCTGAATCCTTATATATTTTTCCCTTATCTATATTCAAATTTAACAACATGAACGTTTAGGCTAAAATGATATTCACGCCATTTAACCTTAAGATCTGCAGGTCCCTTTCAGTCCAACTGGTGGAAGTAGTCTGATGAGAGTCAACATCCTCTCCTCGTAGTCGCGACGAATTTTACTCATTTCTTATTgacgtttttgtttcttttgtacattctacaataaaataaaactttatGTTTACCAGATTACTTCGAATACGCAAAAGAAAGCTTACCTCTAGATTATACGTAGATAGAAGTTTTTCAGTACTTCATGGAGCACTAATTTCCTGCTGCGTATTTAACCGCGCTTTTACTTTACAGAGCGTGTAGAAAAGCGATATTCTGGTCAAGCTTATTCGGTCCTACCTTTGTGGCATTATCAGCAAGATCCATCCGCCATTTCAGATGTATCTATTTTAACAAGAGATTTAATCTCATTGTCTTTCCGCGGATGTCATGGCTTCTGTGTTGTCTACCTTGTTCCATCAGAACTCACTCGCAACTGAAAACTCTCCGTGAGAAGCATATCTATCACATTCTGTTTCTGTTGTTTCTCGTAGGCCAATATACAACAACAGACTTTGCCGATCAATATATCAATATACATCAGGTGGTGGATTTAGCAGCAGTGCTAAATGAAGCTTTTTACATCCAAAAATCAATATTTCTGATCGTTAtctgtcaattttttttatttataagcTGATAAAAATTGATTGTCCATTTTCTCCTGAAAAAACCTTTGATTCCGCTGTTGTTACACAACTGCATTTCTTCACTTCAGGGAGCCTAGTGTTTATTTCTCATTTGTATGTGACGGTTATAACTCTAAACGGCCTTTACAGTATAACAGCAAGCGTCTGTAAGGCTAAAGTAATATAATACGCTAATTCCAATTGGCCATGGTTTCAAATACAGGTTTGCGATGCATGCAATTTGACCCCCTACTATAAATACGCGTACGACATCTCCTTTAATTAATTGTAGTGACTTGTTTTGCTTCCACCATTTAATCTGCTACATATAAATTCGGCCGACGGCAATTGTCGGTCATTTGGGAAACTCTTCTTTGAGCTATAAGAGTTGTACTCTGCGTCCAACCCACTGTAAGTGTAACAAGGTAAGTTCCTAACTGTACCTCTCGTTATTAACCAGCCCTTTACTTTTGCGACAATTCAGTTTATTAACAAATTCTCCGTGCGAATTGCAGCAAATAattattgaaagaaaatgagacCAAAGATTTTGATTGTTTCTGCGATATTTCTTATTATCTGTGTAAAAGCTGATTTTCAATTGCTGCCAAACCAGATGGATCATATTATTAAAATCCTCAATGAAGAAAGGAAACTTATATAAATACGCAGCTCCTTATTTGCTTAATAATCCATATCCAGGAGTGGAAAAGTATACGCACTACGAAATGGATCGTTTAGGGATGCTGCCATTAGTTAATATAAAACCACTAATTCCTAAACTGGGTCCAGTCATCAACGACGTTTCCTCTTTCAAATACCCCATCACTGTTTCTGGGTGTAAAGTGAACCCAAATAGTCGTAGCGTATTCATAACTGTCATTTCGGCAACTGAGAATTTTCTAAAGAGAGAAATAATCCGCAAAACATGGAAAAATCACGTTCCTGTTGTGGTTAAGAAAGGTTTGCTGAGCATGGCCCGCTTTGTCTTTGTTTTGGGAAAAACAAACGACAGTCTGCTGCAAAGCAAAATTCGAGGTGAAAGCATGGTTCATGGAGATATCCTTCAAATAGAGATTTTGGACTTTTACAGAAGCTTATCTTTTAAAATGGCAGGATTACTGAACTGCATGAACACTAATTGCCCTAAAATTGGCTTCTTGTTAAAAGAAGTTGATGATGATATCTATGTCAATATTTACAATCTTGCAAAGATTGTCGAATCCTACCACAAATCGGGCAATTTCTCTATTTTCGGACGCAGTCCTAATTCGGGATTTCCTTCTCACCATTACAACAACTTTGGACCAGTAAGAGGTGCGGACTAAAAGATTAAGATGAAATTAATGGACTCGTATAAGATTACCAAGTAAAATTGCATTAATCTTGTGTCCATGGTTCCAAATTTAAACAACAAATTTGATTCTGCAGAACCCTGTCAATATGAAATGACATTTGACGCTTGGCCATGGAATTCGTATCCTGATTACATGAGTGGACCAGTCTATTTGATACACGGAAGTTCAATCCTCTCTTCAATACCGACAGCATGTATGCTCCTCCGCCATTTGATGACGAATGTGATGCACGGAAATACCTCGCATGGGACGATTGGCTATCACCGCTGTCCCATGAACAGATCGACAACTTTTACCGGGGTGCAACCAACAAGTCATGCGACAGGCCCAATGCTTCCATCAAGTTCAATTTCAGAAGCAATTATTCTACTTTTCCTTGAACAAGTGTAACTGTGTAAGCGTATAGACCTACAACCTACTACTGATGAAGTAAAGGTTGGACCTCACAAAATGGCACCCTTGTTTGCAGGTCCCACTTGGTTCTATTAGGTTGCAATGTTAAGTCAGAAAACAAATTAGAGAAAAGACAATTTGCCAAGAAAAAACCTTTGGTGTGACAGATCAGGACCAATTTTAAAGGTAGAATCAAAGGCACagcatatttattttttcaaattcaatcatCGATAATTTTGCCAAATTGAAAGTTTTTCcttctctattttttaaattattattaagtCAAAAAGGGTTTTCTGCAATATGAACTATGTGCATTCCATAAAACGAAGCAGCTTTATCcgatcagcaaaaaaaaaataaaaaacaaaaaaacaaaaaaaaaatgtcagtGCCTTGAGTTATAACGTAGGGCCGGGCCTTAAGTAGGGCTCGTTTCCGGTTTGCTTCAATCCAGCTTAACCACGGATCTATTCGCCTTTTTGAACTCTTTCTCAAGCAACACGGACAAAATGGTACGAAGTGGACATAATGAATGAAGTTCATACAATTCGGCCcgaaaaaatttttggaattcacctacaattaaagaaaagggggaaaaagaaaagttcgtGATTTTTCCATCTATCTGACATTTGGAACGTTTTCTCTCACGTGTTACAGCCAATGTTACAGTTGCCAAATTGGTAGAGGATGTAGACTACTTTTTGTCTTGTAAAAATGGCAGCCTTTTTCGGATAAAAACTTTTACggcagaataaaaaatttaaatacggcattttaacaaaaaataacggTTAACAATTTTACATGGTGGACACGTTGCTTGATGAGTTTACGTGCTTGCTGACATTGTAAAGACAACTGCTAGACTTGTTGAATTTTGCACTTGTACAATTAATTAATACTAGTAACTTGGTGGCCCTTCTCCTTTCGATTTCAAGTTTTCAGATTCAACAAGGCAACCGCACTGGCAAGGTACCTCAGCAAGAAGACCCGAAGCTCATTCGTCAGACAGTCTGAATGTGAATCCACCCAATTATGAAAATAGCGCAAAGCAACGAACTGCACTTTTTTGTGACTGAaatattttccatttaaaGTGAACGTGTGAACGACATCCCAACAAATGTCAGGTCCTCACGAACGCGATATTTGAAGATCGAAAAGAAATGCGAGTaacaattgtttttgtttgtttgcataAAACATTTATTTGCTCAAGTACGCTCAGAAACAAGGCAAACGAACAACAATTCATGGAAACAAGCACCGCACACGGCTTCGTCGGAGGGTTTGCACTTGGTCGTTTTCCTCGTCACCTTCCCACCGTCGAGATCGTTTCGGTAATACGGCTTAAGTCTCAGTTCTAGGGACAAGGGAAGACAAGCAACTCGCCTCAGACCCCGCTCACGAGTGAGATCGACTCGATGAGCTGGCCGCCCTTCTGGGCCAGATTATACTTGTATAAATTCATGGCCTGATTTCTGGTGGTTACCCAGAACACTCAGAGGACGTCCCTGGATACTATCATGTGAACGTCTTGATATCGCATGTCTCGTGGCCTGCTACCTTTTCCTGGCCACACCATTTTGTCAAGAGCGACTTGAAAAGAACCAGTCGTAGGGCAGTCGAAACCTTCCGGCACCACACACCACGCTGTTCATTTCAGACCTCAATCGATCACTCGTGATTGGGTAAGTAAAGTGAAGGAAGAAGAGTGAAAAGATATATGTAACGGAGGGATTTATGAGAACTAGACAGCCGAAAACCGATCGGATCAAATCCTGGCCctagacaaaagaaaaaaaattaatatgtGTTCTCATTGAATAATGCTTACCTTTCGGATTGTAGCCGCACCGGGGCTTGTTTCCTTTTCCACTTCATCATCCTTCTCATGCAAGTGGGGACAGGCGACCACTTATAGGAGGAAAAGACGTCACGAAGTTACGATAATGTTTCGTCTCGTCAGACTAGTTAGTAAAGGCGCACTACCGCCACCTAGTGGCAAATACCAAAAGACGGCGCAGTACATCTTATATCGATACCGCGACCTTCCAGTCACTGATAATTCactttttgaataaaatttttgcttttctctgTCAATCATTGTTTAGAGTTGTTTTCTATTCTTACAAGTTTACAGGCTTTTATGGTTGCGTCTCATTTACCTGTCTCTACTATAATAGTTGTTATGTATCGGTCTACTTAACCCGAACACAGATGTCGCTCTGCTAACCCCCGGAATCCGGTCGGCCATATTGTCAGCCTCCCAGCTTCAGTGTTCAGTCTCTCTTAATAGTGTACCCTGAACGGTGGAAACTTGCTAGTGGCATAAATAAAGAATCTCGCCATGATTGAACGTCGCGTTGTGATACGCTCAACGCGGACATAACAATAGTCAGGACAGCCaaagcaagtttttcttctgtgCTGGATTTAGCCATAATCACACGTTCACTCTAAATGGAAAACATTCCAGTCACGAAAAAGTGCAGTTCATTGCTTTGCGCTATTTTGTTAATTGGGTGGATTTACTTAAAATGTCTAACGAAATGGCTATGGGTCTTCTTGCTGAGGTACCTAGCCAGTGCGGCTACCTTAACGAAAtctgaaaattttgaaatcaaaTGGGAAAGGGACCAGctaattaaatttttactttatgAAAACCACTGCGTGGCCGTGCGTAGAGTCAACACTCTCAAAACAACAATGTTTTTTGTTAGAAGGCATTCAAACTGTTGAATGACTAAACTTATCTCGCTCTTGTTGCAATTTCGTTTGAAACAACACCATTTTTggttccttgttttttttccttgttaaTACCGTTAATACTTTACGTGCTGTATTGTAGTTGAACAAGTGGAACATTGAACAAGTCTTGCAGTTGTCTTTACAATGTCAGCAGGCACGTAAACTCTCCAAGCAACGTTTCCACCATTCAAAATTatcaacgttttttttttctaaactgccatattttaatttttacttgaaagataaaagttttaattttctGTCGTAAATGAAAACAGTTGATTGAACAATCCAGAGGGCCACATTTTATTTCATTGCAgattcaataaataaataattttcttttggtgcCCACTTTTAACCTCCGATTGAACAAAACATACCCCAATGCCGATCTTTCAAAATCCAGGGTAATGATGAGGTGGGAAATGAATCAGCCTGATGGCATAAGGCAACGAACTAAAGGTATATACTATCGCTCGGGGGGAATCGTTGGGTTATCATGTCCGCTGACGGAATTCGTGCTTTAACTAGTGACAGcaatttcaaattcttttgGACGATGACAGAAGGTAACGTTGATGAGATTGAATAGTAACATACCGATGTTCCTTGTTGCAATGCAATGCAAACTTGACACTTGAGCTCGATTTATaagtaaggaaaaaaattctactaTCGATAAGCGTCATTTTGAAGATTCAgtgaaaaacgaaataaatcgGAAACATGACAGCTAAATACTGAATTTGTTAGATTTTCGGCAAATATTCCTATTTCGACTTTTAAATTTGACTGCTGCATTGAGCACAATCATTGATAACTTATcataaatcatttttaattaGTTAAAAGAagtattgtttaaaaaaatttttaacttcACAGACGAAGCGGGGCATGAAAAGTGAGAACGCGACATTGGACCCCCAACAGTGGCCCCGGAGGGtaccccgacaccagcccccccgacaccagcccctcCGACACTCCTCTTAAAATCATTCAAGTACGGGGGCCAGTGTCGTAGTATcatacgacaccagccccccctcAAATTAATTCAATCGAAGGGGCTGTCGCAGTGGCAGTCGACAACAGTCCCCTTGTCAGtgatttaaatgaaattaatgaataaaattaaagGTTGTGTTAATTTTGCCAGCCCACCAGCCCCCTCAAATTAATTCAATCGAAGGGGCTGTCGCAGTGGCAGTCGACAACAGTCCCCTTGTCAGtgatttaaatgaaattaatgaataaaattaaaggttgtgttaattttttagtAAATATTGATTTACTTTAATTTAGTGTTCGTTTGTTACATTACACGTACGTCGTTACGTTACAAAGAAATTGCTAAAAATTAACATAACCTACAAACAATAGTAGCAGCAAGATCCGATATTCCAAAactagaaattaaaaaatcataaaattagCTCACAAATGGCTGAAATAACGTTCAACTAAATCACTGACAAGGGGACTGGTGTTGACTGCCACTGCGACAGCCCCTTCGATTGAATTAATTTGAaagggggggctggtgtcgtatgATACTACGACACTGGCCCCCCGTACTTGAATGATTTTAAgaggggggctggtgtcgtatgCCTACACGACAAAGGTCCCCCCGCTTCTATTGCcaggggggctggtgtcgccCTCTTCGCCGACTGTAGCCCCCCTGAAAAAACGGTGGGGGCCAATGTCGGGGGGGACTGGTGTCGGGGTACCCTCCGGGGCTACTGTCGGGGGTCCAATGTCCGCATGCCGTCTGCTTTACCGCATGTTGTTCCTACTTTCTACAAAAAACCTGTCCACGAGCTGGTTAATTGACTGTAGGGAAGAAACCAATTGATTCTGATACAATCTAAAGCAAGTTTTTGTCATAAATTTGTATTGATATAGCGTTGCACGATATCTGTTGCgtccgaaaaaatattcacatTGCATCCGTCATTTGGGTTTAAAAACGTCAATTCAATTTCTAAGAATAAGGGCTTAAAAAATTCCACAATGAACCACTTTGCATGAAGCCCGCTCGTGCAATTTTAAATGACTTAGAGAATGGCAGAATTCGACGCCATTCATCAAACGAGCCACAAGTGGAGCACGTCTTACGTTACGGTCTGAAAATGGAGCTAGCAATATGACCATATCATAGACCCCGTTGTGTTGCGGTCCATTGCTGTAATAAATGCCAACATCTCCACGCTCCATGATAAAGGGACGTTGGTAATAGGCATTCTCTGCCTGGAAGGTCATTAGGCTACGACTATTGTATGGTGAaccaaatacaacaaaaagaCTGATACCTGCCTACGCAACAGAAATTAAaccttaaaataaaattcaaagaatttaGCACAAAAGTCTAGAAACTAAATCTTACCTTCACTACGACCGACTGAAAATAGCTGGCGTATGTTGATGAAAACGAACGAATAAAGATGCTCTTAAGCTCAGAAGAGGCTTGAGGAGCCAATTGAAAGAGCAAAGTTgctttctaaaaaaatacGTAAAATTCGGTagaattattttcttttaatttaataCTGATGATCATACCTTATCAAAGTTCACTTCCACCGTCATGGAGCAATATTGATGATTAGAATGCAGCTGTTGTGGCAGAAGAAAAGAGCGAAGCATTGAAACCGTATTGTTGGGTGACGTCGGGATCGGAGAGGCCGACGGTACAGAAGGTGAAACAGGGACGTTCACTTGCTGCTGGTGACGATTTTGCTGAAGCTGAAGGAGCAGAATGAATGAAAGGATGTTGAGTCCTGCTGCATTAACCGCCTTGTCGTCGATTTGGTTCATAAGGCACAATTTAATTCGATTGAGCCAGGGGAGAGATGGCGCCATTTTGCCGTCAATTGTTTCCACGTTCATGGAAATCAGTATGTTTTTAGCCCCCTCAAATGTTTGGGCAAGTGACAACGCTGAAGAGTAGGCTGATTCGGCTTCAACTTCTACGGGTTGACTGCTTTGCTGGCGTTTTGAGTTACCCCTTGAAGCATCGCAAGGCTGGTGTAATTCCATTTCACGTAAAATCCCTACAATTAAGATGTTACATTGAAATATACATCTTTGACATTTGACATGCTAGAGGGCTAAAATAAATTGCAGTGCATCACCTTCGACTAAGCTTATTTGTACGGCATTATCTTCTTTCAACTGGGCCACATGCTTATCTAAGATCGAAATACTCTGTTTCATGGACTTTAAGTAAGAGTCGATTTCCATTCGCCGTCCTAACGCTGCAGATGACGAATTCAGTCACAAAGTAATCGTCAGTTTCAATTCAGTCGGCGTAGAAAGTGAACGACATACCATAAGAGAGATTTAGCTGAACTTTGTTCTTTTGATTCTGTGAGAGATGCTTTTCCACGACGTCATTACCTAGAGGCGTGATGGAATGCACACCGAATTGACAGGAAAGGCCAGCCAGTTCGTCGCAGGTGTGACACCATGCTGGCTGCCTACAATTTCAGTTAAAACAGAGGCATGCATTTAGGATGTATGGCAACTTGACAAGTTATGTAAACTGACCTTCGGCCGGAACAATTAAGATTAGTGATTTTTTCCTGTAACTCCAGGACTCTGAGAGCATGCTCATTAGTTCTTAGACTAACCAGACCACCGCCAGGGGAAGTGACAGTTCGACATGCCGGGCAACTTATCGTCATCGAGGAAGAATCTAGTAGCATTTTCTGCAAAATAAAGAAGATAGACACACAAAACGAAATTCTAGGCtaatcagaaaacaaaactttttgAATCATATTTACTCCTAGACAGCTGATGCAGAAAGTATGAAGGCAGCTTAAAAACTTGGGCAGGCGATCAGTGAAGTTGTACTGTTCGAAACACACGGCGCAAGTGTTAAGGTCGTCAGCCTCGTGGACTGCCGATGTAGCCATCGTATCCAAATATCAAGCCGTATTGACAAATCTCaagcttttctcttttctttaaaatttacgTTTTTGTCTTGTTGATAAAACTAATCTACACCAGCTTTTTGGGGTAAAAACTTTTGCTCTAATATCAAAGACACGAATAAAATTATTGACCAACGTGCTCGTCCAACGAGTTGTGGCTCACGTCAAACTAATTAGTGACACCTCGATCTATCCTGCCTATAACCTCAGGTCGTCAGGTGTGCACAATCTCACTCTCCTTACTATACTAGTCCAGTAGGTGTGCTGGTGTCGTTTTTTGTCGATCATTTTTTCCAGAACAAAAGCTGCTAATGTCACGTATGCTGATCGAGTATTACACAtcactttatttttaactttcaGCTCCTGCCATAAATAATAGTGACAgttaattcaaaaattaattaatcGTTGGTACATTAGCGCCATCTATGGTTTAATCAATCGAATCAAATTGTGTCGACTTCAAGTAAGCCACACGGTATTTGGATTATTGTGAATTGGCCAGTATGGCCACATCTTGAGTGCAGCGGAGAGAGGCAATGGAATATCCACTGCGAAGGCCTGATTTGGATATACAACTTATGATTGGCCTGCATATCAATTCCTCCCCAACACGAGCTTTTCTAGCTGCATACGAACATTTCTCTAAACGATTTCGGAATGGCCGTCGGCAAACAAGTTCCGAAAGATTTTAAGTTTGTTTTACTGAGGTTCAAAAAATTTCACGAGAAACTTGATTAGTGGAAAAGTGAGaaaatgaaactcaaaattACAGTAGGCTTGTCGTATTGAGGAATAAAAATCAGTATGTTACTGAACTTGAAATACtgtgaaataaaacatttcctaaaaaaatacacgattaaaattattaaaaaatatctcaTTAAACCCACTTGTAAGACTGGTCGCTGAATAACTTTGCTCAATAATCATATCGTACACAAATTACTGGTCGTACACACATACAGCACGTATGAAACCATGCTAATGCATTTACCTATTAGCGTCAATACTCTGTGGTAAGGGTGTTCCCTAAAGTGTTCCCTTTGTGTTGCCGTAGCGAACAACACCCCTATTCGGGAGTGCTGGATATTAGTTAGAAATTTAAAACACTTCATcaagtttttggtttttaataaAGTTGAGTGATGTTCGTCACTATTTTTCTATAGCGATAGCAAAATGTCCGGTAACATTTGGTGAAAATTGAAACGTTAGAAAATAGGAATAAAATAGCTCAATGAATGCAACCTTAAAGTTATCAGCAAATCTGATATCGCCACGGTCTCCAGATCATTGTTCTATGTGAGTTTCGAGAGTTAAGCATTGTTGAGTAACAGAAATAGATATGTCCGCGATTTAACTTGTGATGGTTATTCTACACATTCCCATTAgtatttatctttttaaaaaaaagaaattgtaacaATATCTTTAAAAAACTACAGTGTTGACTGTATGGGGCAGATACGTTTCCGGTTATGTATCAATTTGGGTATACTATGCCCGACGATACATTGCTATactataacatgtatcccGTACGTATATCCACCACAATAATGAGAGTTCACAGAACCCTTATATACCACGAATCTAGTGCCGAAACATCGTTCACAAAGCCTTGATGTAGTTTCccaattaatttaatttttaaatctatttCGAAGAAAATTTACCCAATGTCATAAATGACCATTACGGGAAATTCAATAACGCGTACGATCGATTctgtttgtaaaaaaaaaaactgtttggTAATGTggaaaaaacataaaacattATTTGGGCGTGTTCTGGCTATCCCACGTCGTGCACGGTACTAGCCGATAATATCATACCACAAACTGGAAAAAGGCTTAGCCATTGGGAAATTTTCAGTATTTCACCAATAGGACatgaaaatgtattttttaaaatctataatTGTATAGGCGCTCATGTCACCCACTGGTTCGCTTCGTTGTCAGGCCTTCTATGTCCAAGAGGTCTCTGTCGCCAAAACCTTTTTTCATGGGTATGCACATGCAGCTATTATATTTGTTATCTCATTACTACAAAACAGGTTTAACtgctaaataaaaaaattctaaattcaAGTGAAACGTGGCAAATCTGATTGGTGAAATTTATTCCTGCTGAATACTCCGTTACCGAAAAGTAAGAATAGCAACAATTTCAAAAACCTGAACCACACagtggaaaaaaaggaagaatatAGAGGGTTTAAATGGCCTTTAAGATAATGACAGAGATTTAAATGGTATATCAGTATGCATATCGTGAAACATTACTTAAGTCATTTTTACTAATTTGATAAGATGTTTTATGGGCAGTCCAAGTTTAGGTGCAAAATGTTATGTCGTAGGGATTTCGTAATTCAATTGTAGGAAACGTCGGTTCCTCACGGACATGAATTGGACGAGAGCCAACAATATCACCCAGTTCTCGAAAGTTGAAAGTTGCAACCAGTTTACGCTCATCCCTAATCGGGGAAGGAACTTTTGAAAGAAGCTGATCATCTCTTCCGGCTTAACGTCACtaacgatttttttaaaagttcgAATATCAGTAAAATGTTTCCATTATGATGCATGTCGTTAGTTATGTTCACTCACTGGTATTTGGCTGTTTGGGCACGAACCAGACCCGATCCTTCAAATATAAATTCACACTCCGTCAGGGTAACTGGCACTGGATTCATGAACGAGAAAGTAGTGAAGCATTCATGGCCTATCTGGGGATTTTCTCGCACGTGGTAAACGGAGGTTATTTTTAGCATTGAAATTATTTGCTTCCCGAAACAAATAATATTTTGGCCTACTGTAGTTACCTGAATATCCAACTTGGGTTTCTCCAGCTGGAAGTCGTCTTCTGCGCTCTACGATTGTTTAGTCTCTTGCACTGAAGCCATGGCAAACACCTTAATGTGACCGTAATCGACAACTCTGTCACGGTATTCCTTCCAGCTCATATGGAGTTGCAGAGTTTCTCCTATTTCAATTTACAAACAATAGCTTAAGATATTGGGCTTTCCAAACATTaggaaaaaagaacgaaacCCTGACGGCTTCCCGATTGAAGGGCAAACTGGCGATTGCTGCGTCCAAGACGGCGGGCAGTGACTCCTTTGTAATAGACAGAATTGGCACATAGGTATGTCACGATGGTTCTCGTTTCTTGTGAACGGTTCATTGAAGCTAATGGTTTTATTGGATTCCTTCAATGTCCTTATCTTTCTGTAATacaataaaacaagaaaaaaatatataaaaaaaaactagttttCATGCCTGATTGAATTCAAATGATACACATAACTTTACTGCAAATTATACCTTTGCATGTGGACAACCCAAACGTTCATTAATGAAGACCAAGAAGACCATCAAAACTTTATCATAGAAAAACTACTGAATGTTTTATGCATGGTATAATAGGTTGAGAAGGTACCTCCACTGGGCCCTTCACGGTTGGGCCCGATTTCAGGACGTTGGGTGGCGCTAGTTGCCAGAGTAGGCCGACTTTACATGGGAGAGATAGGGAATATGATCGTAATTTCAATTCTGTTAAGTaggaaatgaaatttttacaataatttttttttttattttttgaaatatttttagcCACTTAGTTCACTTTTTTATATAACGATatgttaaataaaatattttaaaacaatttatatGGGTTCGCTTTGCGGTATAAGTTCGCGGAGGGTATAAAAAGgataaaggggaaaaaattcTGTTAACGAGCAGAAACCATGGCAACCAAGCAGAAGAACTATGTTAGCcgccattttttaatttacgtttgtttttattttgtgaaaACCACATCGACGAAATATCGGTAATTATAATCAAACAACTAGGTTTTAACACATTTTGAACAAGTTTTATTGCTTGAATTGTTTCTCAGTTACAACTGTAGATTAGTCAGTAAGAAGGGCAGAAcggtaaaagtaaaaaagaaaaagagactaAGAAATCACTTTTGCTT
Proteins encoded in this region:
- the LOC116935739 gene encoding beta-1,3-galactosyltransferase 4-like translates to MDRLGMLPLVNIKPLIPKLGPVINDVSSFKYPITVSGCKVNPNSRSVFITVISATENFLKREIIRKTWKNHVPVVVKKGLLSMARFVFVLGKTNDSLLQSKIRGESMVHGDILQIEILDFYRSLSFKMAGLLNCMNTNCPKIGFLLKEVDDDIYVNIYNLAKIVESYHKSGNFSIFGRSPNSGFPSHHYNNFGPVRGAD
- the LOC116935741 gene encoding uncharacterized protein LOC116935741 — encoded protein: MATSAVHEADDLNTCAVCFEQYNFTDRLPKFLSCLHTFCISCLGKMLLDSSSMTISCPACRTVTSPGGGLVSLRTNEHALRVLELQEKITNLNCSGRRQPAWCHTCDELAGLSCQFGVHSITPLGNDVVEKHLSQNQKNKVQLNLSYALGRRMEIDSYLKSMKQSISILDKHVAQLKEDNAVQISLVEGILREMELHQPCDASRGNSKRQQSSQPVEVEAESAYSSALSLAQTFEGAKNILISMNVETIDGKMAPSLPWLNRIKLCLMNQIDDKAVNAAGLNILSFILLLQLQQNRHQQQVNVPVSPSVPSASPIPTSPNNTVSMLRSFLLPQQLHSNHQYCSMTVEVNFDKKATLLFQLAPQASSELKSIFIRSFSSTYASYFQSVVVKAGISLFVVFGSPYNSRSLMTFQAENAYYQRPFIMERGDVGIYYSNGPQHNGVYDMVILLAPFSDRNVRRAPLVARLMNGVEFCHSLSHLKLHERASCKVVHCGIF